Proteins found in one Mucilaginibacter gracilis genomic segment:
- the rfbB gene encoding dTDP-glucose 4,6-dehydratase yields the protein MKTIIITGGAGFIGSHVVRRFVTQYPQYQIINLDKLTYAGNLANLRDIEQQPNYRFVKGDIVDAAFIDQLFKTEKPDAVIHLAAESHVDRSITNPLEFVMTNVIGTVNLLNAAKESWKGRYNETRFYHVSTDEVYGTLGEEGMFTEETAYDPHSPYSASKASSDHFVRAYQDTYGMNAVISNCSNNYGSFHFPEKLIPLSIHNIKQNKAIPIYGKGENIRDWLWVEDHARAIDVIFHKAESGKTYNIGGHNEWTNIDLIRQLCKVMDSKLGRPEGESAKLITYVTDRAGHDLRYAIDATKLKNELGWVPSITFEQGLEKTVDWYLANEKWLEDVTSGHYKQYYKEQYSER from the coding sequence ATGAAAACCATTATCATCACAGGTGGGGCCGGTTTTATAGGTTCGCACGTTGTTAGGCGTTTTGTAACGCAATATCCGCAATATCAAATTATCAATCTCGATAAATTAACCTATGCAGGTAACCTGGCCAATTTGCGCGATATAGAGCAACAACCCAATTACCGCTTTGTTAAAGGCGATATTGTTGACGCAGCTTTTATAGATCAGCTTTTTAAAACCGAGAAGCCAGATGCCGTTATTCATTTGGCCGCTGAATCCCATGTCGATCGGTCGATAACCAACCCGCTTGAGTTTGTGATGACTAACGTTATTGGCACCGTTAACCTGTTAAACGCGGCCAAAGAAAGTTGGAAGGGCCGTTATAACGAAACGCGTTTTTATCACGTATCTACCGACGAAGTATACGGCACCTTAGGCGAAGAAGGCATGTTTACCGAAGAAACTGCTTACGATCCGCATTCGCCATATTCGGCATCAAAAGCCAGTTCAGATCATTTTGTGCGTGCCTACCAGGATACTTACGGTATGAATGCCGTAATATCAAATTGCTCAAATAACTACGGCTCGTTCCATTTTCCGGAGAAGTTGATACCCTTATCTATCCACAACATCAAACAAAATAAGGCTATCCCAATTTACGGCAAAGGCGAGAACATACGCGATTGGCTTTGGGTGGAAGACCACGCACGGGCTATTGATGTAATATTCCATAAAGCCGAAAGCGGTAAAACTTATAACATTGGCGGCCATAACGAATGGACTAATATTGATTTGATACGCCAGTTGTGCAAAGTAATGGATAGTAAACTTGGGCGGCCCGAAGGCGAATCGGCAAAATTAATTACCTATGTTACCGATAGGGCAGGGCACGATTTGCGTTACGCTATTGATGCCACCAAATTAAAAAACGAGTTGGGTTGGGTGCCCAGCATTACCTTTGAGCAAGGCCTCGAAAAAACGGTTGACTGGTATTTAGCCAACGAAAAATGGCTCGAAGATGTTACATCCGGCCATTACAAACAATACTACAAAGAACAATATTCGGAAAGATAA
- the galE gene encoding UDP-glucose 4-epimerase GalE: MSKILVTGGLGYIGSHTVVELVNAGYEPVIVDNLSNSNIKILDQIAKIIGFKPVFHELDLSDEKAVISLAAAEPGITGIIHFAAYKAVGESVAMPLKYYQNNFYSLINILQAYTGQPVNLVFSSSCTVYGQPDILPVTEDAPVKPAQSPYGNTKQVAEEILEDVINSGSKLRIISLRYFNPVGAHDSALIGELPIGVPQNLVPFITQSAIGKRGKITVYGDDYNTPDGSCMRDYIHVVDLGKAHVAALKLMETEGYDKGYDMFNLGTGNGTSVLQIVKAFEQSTGEKLNFEIGPRRPGDVEKVWGDVTKSKKVLNWQAELGVDAMMSSAWNWEKYLATNPF; the protein is encoded by the coding sequence ATGTCTAAAATATTGGTTACTGGTGGTTTGGGCTATATTGGTTCGCATACAGTGGTTGAACTGGTAAATGCAGGTTATGAGCCGGTTATAGTTGATAACCTTTCCAATTCAAACATTAAGATACTCGATCAGATTGCCAAGATTATCGGTTTTAAACCGGTTTTTCACGAATTGGATTTGAGCGACGAAAAAGCAGTTATCAGCCTGGCCGCCGCCGAGCCGGGTATTACAGGTATTATACACTTTGCGGCCTACAAAGCCGTTGGCGAATCGGTAGCGATGCCTTTAAAGTATTATCAAAACAATTTTTACTCGCTTATCAATATCTTACAGGCTTATACAGGCCAACCGGTTAACCTTGTATTTTCGTCAAGTTGTACCGTTTATGGTCAGCCCGATATTTTACCGGTTACCGAAGATGCGCCCGTAAAGCCTGCACAATCGCCATACGGCAATACCAAACAGGTTGCCGAAGAAATTTTAGAAGATGTAATTAACTCGGGCAGTAAACTGCGCATTATTTCGCTGCGTTACTTTAACCCGGTTGGCGCACACGATTCGGCCTTAATTGGCGAGTTACCTATTGGCGTGCCTCAAAATTTAGTTCCGTTTATCACACAATCGGCCATTGGCAAGCGCGGAAAAATTACCGTTTACGGTGATGATTACAACACGCCCGATGGCTCGTGCATGCGCGATTATATTCACGTGGTTGATTTGGGCAAGGCACACGTTGCCGCACTAAAACTAATGGAAACCGAAGGCTACGATAAAGGGTACGATATGTTTAACCTGGGTACAGGCAACGGAACTTCGGTACTCCAAATTGTTAAGGCCTTTGAACAATCAACCGGCGAAAAGCTTAATTTTGAAATAGGCCCGCGCCGCCCCGGCGATGTTGAAAAAGTTTGGGGCGATGTAACCAAATCAAAAAAAGTATTAAATTGGCAAGCCGAACTTGGCGTTGATGCCATGATGTCATCTGCCTGGAACTGGGAAAAATATTTGGCTACAAATCCGTTCTAA
- a CDS encoding UDP-glucuronic acid decarboxylase family protein codes for MARKRILITGAAGFLGSHLCDRFIKEDFHVIGMDNLITGDLRNIEHLFKLENFEFYNHDVSKFVHVAGELDYILHFASPASPIDYLKIPIQTLKVGSLGTHNLLGLARAKGARMLIASTSEVYGDPNVNPQPEEYWGNVNPVGPRGVYDEAKRFQEAITMAYHTFHGVETRIVRIFNTYGPRMRLNDGRVLPAFIGQALRGEPLTVFGDGSQTRAFCYVDDLVEGIYRLLFSDYVQPMNIGNPDEITIREFGEEIIKLTGTDQELVCHPLPTDDPKQRRPDITKARAILGWEPKVGRAEGLKITYEYFKSLPDHEIQHKDFTYYNNK; via the coding sequence ATGGCAAGAAAACGGATACTGATAACCGGAGCGGCAGGCTTTTTAGGATCGCATTTATGCGACAGGTTTATTAAAGAAGATTTCCACGTAATCGGGATGGATAACCTGATAACCGGCGATCTGCGGAATATTGAACATTTATTTAAGCTGGAAAATTTTGAGTTTTATAACCACGATGTATCCAAATTTGTACATGTTGCCGGCGAGTTAGATTACATTTTGCACTTTGCATCACCCGCAAGCCCGATAGATTATTTAAAAATACCTATCCAAACCTTAAAAGTAGGTTCGCTGGGTACGCACAACCTTTTGGGTTTGGCCAGGGCTAAAGGTGCCCGGATGCTGATTGCTTCTACATCCGAAGTGTATGGCGATCCAAACGTGAACCCGCAGCCCGAAGAATACTGGGGTAATGTAAACCCGGTTGGCCCACGCGGAGTTTATGATGAAGCTAAGCGTTTTCAGGAAGCTATTACAATGGCTTACCATACTTTTCACGGTGTGGAAACGCGCATTGTGCGCATATTTAACACTTATGGCCCGCGTATGCGCCTTAACGACGGACGCGTATTGCCGGCCTTTATTGGCCAGGCTTTAAGGGGCGAACCATTAACCGTTTTTGGTGATGGCTCACAAACCCGCGCCTTTTGCTACGTTGACGATTTGGTGGAAGGTATTTATCGCTTACTATTTAGCGATTACGTACAACCGATGAATATTGGCAACCCCGACGAAATAACCATTAGAGAGTTTGGCGAAGAGATTATTAAGCTTACCGGTACAGACCAGGAACTGGTATGCCACCCATTGCCTACAGATGATCCTAAACAAAGGCGCCCGGATATTACAAAAGCCAGAGCTATATTGGGCTGGGAACCAAAGGTAGGCCGTGCAGAGGGTTTGAAAATAACATACGAATATTTCAAATCGCTTCCCGATCACGAAATTCAGCATAAAGATTTTACTTACTATAACAATAAATAA
- a CDS encoding 3-deoxy-D-manno-octulosonic acid transferase, with product MLLLYNCFIRLYYILIFFVSFFNKKAKLLLNGWLNNNFNTYNQSIWFHFASLGEFEQGRPVLEKMRLAYPSYPIVVTFFSPSGYEVRKNTQLANAVYYLPLDTAKNAKEFIETINPVIAVFTKYEYWYHYFNELNKRSIPLYMVSAIFRPKQVFFKWYGALHRKMLTLVTHLFVQDNESKLLLQNIGINHTTVSGDTRFDRVWQNAKNPAHLPLIEQFKNNKPVFIGGSTWPEDEKLIAELVPLHAEWKFIIAPHEITEDKILALVSMLPQNEVIRFSEIKNMALPLGNFRVLIIDNIGMLSSLYQYGEIAFIGGGFGAGIHNTLEAAAFGLPVIIGPKFQNFREARDIIKMKLGFTVNNLTDLKPIADKLINDNAYRQKIGADIKTYVEDNTGATQAIINVIRLKG from the coding sequence ATGCTATTATTATACAATTGTTTTATTCGGCTTTATTACATATTGATATTTTTTGTCTCTTTTTTTAACAAAAAGGCAAAATTATTACTAAATGGTTGGTTAAATAATAATTTCAACACTTACAATCAGTCAATTTGGTTTCACTTTGCTTCGCTGGGCGAGTTTGAACAGGGGCGTCCCGTGTTAGAAAAAATGCGATTAGCTTACCCCTCCTATCCTATTGTTGTGACATTTTTTTCTCCATCAGGTTACGAGGTTCGTAAAAACACCCAGCTTGCCAACGCTGTATATTACCTCCCGTTAGATACCGCTAAAAACGCAAAAGAATTTATTGAAACCATTAACCCCGTTATTGCAGTTTTTACAAAATACGAATATTGGTACCATTACTTTAATGAGCTAAACAAGCGTAGCATACCCCTTTACATGGTATCGGCCATATTTAGGCCCAAACAGGTATTTTTTAAATGGTATGGAGCACTGCACCGCAAAATGCTCACCCTTGTAACGCACCTTTTTGTGCAAGATAACGAATCGAAATTATTGCTGCAAAATATAGGCATAAACCATACCACCGTTAGTGGCGACACCCGGTTTGACAGGGTTTGGCAGAACGCTAAAAACCCGGCGCATTTACCACTAATTGAACAGTTTAAAAACAATAAGCCCGTATTTATAGGTGGCAGTACTTGGCCGGAGGATGAAAAACTGATTGCAGAGCTGGTACCGCTTCATGCTGAATGGAAATTTATTATAGCCCCGCACGAAATTACCGAAGATAAAATATTAGCACTAGTAAGTATGCTGCCGCAAAATGAGGTAATCCGTTTTTCGGAAATTAAAAACATGGCCTTACCGCTGGGCAATTTCAGGGTTTTAATTATTGATAATATCGGGATGCTATCATCGCTGTACCAATATGGCGAAATTGCTTTTATAGGTGGCGGGTTTGGTGCGGGGATACACAATACCCTGGAGGCTGCTGCTTTTGGTTTGCCGGTAATTATAGGACCAAAGTTTCAAAACTTTCGTGAGGCCAGGGATATTATTAAAATGAAGCTTGGCTTTACGGTAAATAACTTAACAGATTTAAAACCAATTGCCGATAAATTGATAAACGACAATGCTTACCGCCAAAAAATTGGCGCAGATATTAAAACCTATGTAGAGGATAATACCGGCGCCACTCAAGCTATCATTAACGTGATAAGGCTAAAAGGTTAG